A single window of Methanoculleus oceani DNA harbors:
- a CDS encoding metallophosphoesterase yields the protein MRIGILSDTHDNIRMVDAAVEQLNRERVDLVLHAGDYVSPFVIPRLANLQSPMIGVLGNNDGDHRLLSARFAEHDRLSLRGGFAAVTASGMTIGLLHGDDRELLQALIGRKAFDVVVHGHTHQAEVRKLGSTLVVNPGETCGYLTGRPTVAVLDTVTRDVELLPL from the coding sequence ATGCGCATCGGGATCCTCTCCGACACACACGACAACATCCGGATGGTGGATGCGGCCGTAGAGCAACTGAACAGGGAACGGGTAGACCTGGTACTCCATGCCGGGGATTACGTCTCGCCGTTCGTCATCCCCCGGCTTGCGAACCTGCAATCACCCATGATCGGCGTTCTCGGGAACAACGACGGCGATCACCGTCTCCTTTCGGCACGGTTTGCCGAGCATGACCGGCTCAGCCTGCGGGGAGGCTTTGCCGCCGTCACTGCGAGCGGCATGACGATCGGGCTGCTCCACGGCGACGACCGCGAACTCCTGCAGGCACTCATCGGACGGAAGGCCTTCGATGTCGTGGTTCACGGCCACACCCACCAGGCGGAGGTCCGGAAACTCGGGTCGACGCTGGTCGTCAACCCCGGGGAGACCTGCGGTTACCTGACCGGCAGGCCGACCGTCGCCGTGCTGGATACGGTGACCCGGGACGTGGAACTGCTCCCCCTCTGA
- a CDS encoding NAD+ synthase: MKISLLQVNTVVGDLAGNADRIAAGVGEASRHRPDLIVAPELSLPGCPSRDLLLDTGFITRNLTVLEDLAAELSDAPPVLVGFAAPNPAGTGRPLFNAAALLRDGAVGETFRKTRLSPGPLDEDRYFEPAAPDPRVLRLGGRTVGVSIGEEVWCGEPVPEVIVNLSASPFAAGVQGLREETLSRIAREHGVAIVSANLVGGNDDLVFDGRSSAFSADGTLIARGAAFAEDVVTVDLARPVPRAIAPDDPAPESEIWRALVLGTRDYVHKCGFSSVHLGLSGGIDSSLVTAVAARALGPENVLGVLLPSPYTSAESIEDARKLAENLGIQVECIPIAPMMETFDGALAGVFAGRPRDITEENLQARIRATVLMALANKFGSMLLSTGNKSEAAVGYCTLYGDTAGGLSVIADVPKGMVYRIARWLNAKDPVIPERVLKKPPSAELRPGQTDQEILPPYDLLDAILHRHIDCFESVDEIIAAGYPEETVRAVLRMVGQAEFKRRQAAPGIRVTDRAFSTDWHMPIAAKPWWRR, from the coding sequence ATGAAGATCTCACTCCTCCAGGTGAACACGGTCGTCGGCGACCTCGCCGGTAACGCCGACCGGATAGCGGCGGGCGTCGGCGAAGCGTCCCGTCACCGGCCGGACCTGATCGTCGCTCCGGAACTCTCTCTGCCCGGCTGCCCTTCCCGGGACCTTCTGCTTGATACGGGGTTTATCACCCGGAATCTCACCGTCCTGGAAGACCTGGCCGCCGAACTTTCGGATGCCCCGCCGGTGCTCGTCGGTTTCGCCGCGCCGAACCCCGCCGGAACCGGCCGGCCGCTCTTCAACGCCGCCGCCCTCCTCCGGGACGGTGCGGTAGGGGAGACGTTTCGGAAAACCCGCCTCTCGCCCGGTCCACTCGACGAAGACCGCTACTTTGAGCCGGCGGCCCCGGACCCCCGGGTCCTCCGCCTCGGCGGGAGGACGGTCGGGGTCTCCATCGGCGAGGAGGTCTGGTGCGGGGAACCGGTGCCGGAGGTGATCGTGAACCTCTCCGCATCGCCGTTTGCCGCAGGCGTACAGGGCCTGCGCGAGGAGACGCTCTCCCGGATCGCGAGGGAGCACGGGGTCGCAATCGTCTCGGCAAACCTCGTCGGCGGAAACGACGACCTGGTCTTCGACGGCCGGAGTTCAGCCTTTTCCGCCGACGGAACCCTTATCGCCCGCGGTGCGGCCTTTGCCGAGGATGTCGTGACCGTCGATCTCGCCCGCCCCGTCCCCCGGGCGATCGCTCCCGACGATCCGGCACCCGAGTCCGAGATCTGGCGGGCGCTGGTGCTCGGCACCCGCGACTACGTCCACAAGTGCGGCTTTTCATCTGTCCACCTCGGTCTCTCCGGCGGGATCGACTCGTCGCTCGTGACCGCCGTCGCCGCCCGGGCGCTCGGGCCGGAGAACGTCCTCGGGGTGCTCCTCCCGTCCCCCTACACCTCCGCCGAGAGCATCGAGGATGCCAGAAAACTTGCGGAGAATCTCGGTATCCAGGTGGAGTGCATCCCGATCGCTCCGATGATGGAGACATTCGACGGCGCCCTCGCGGGAGTCTTCGCCGGCAGGCCCCGCGACATCACCGAGGAGAACCTGCAGGCCAGGATCCGCGCGACGGTCCTGATGGCCCTCGCGAACAAGTTCGGCTCGATGCTCCTCTCGACCGGGAACAAGTCGGAGGCCGCGGTCGGCTATTGCACCCTCTACGGGGACACGGCAGGAGGGCTCTCGGTGATCGCCGACGTCCCGAAGGGGATGGTCTACCGGATTGCCCGGTGGCTGAACGCGAAGGATCCCGTCATCCCCGAGAGGGTGCTAAAAAAGCCTCCCTCCGCGGAGCTCCGGCCCGGCCAGACCGACCAGGAGATCCTCCCCCCTTACGACCTCCTCGACGCTATCCTCCACCGTCACATCGACTGCTTCGAGTCGGTCGACGAGATAATCGCCGCCGGGTATCCCGAAGAGACCGTCCGGGCGGTCCTCCGGATGGTCGGGCAGGCCGAGTTCAAGCGCCGGCAGGCCGCACCCGGTATCAGGGTGACCGATCGGGCGTTTTCCACCGACTGGCACATGCCG
- a CDS encoding GNAT family N-acetyltransferase — protein MFPEVLIPTDFSEPSVAMAERVGEVPGVREVVLFHARTSAGSPPADEALRRMQELVQRQGYPVEVVVAEDDGTPVAERILRVAAERNVDLIAMGLRDQGLLRNLFSGNVAAVVLRDARIHVLIVPQSGGSRPLFARLLVPTDLAALAPEVRSVLESPAGDGTAVLLHVVEPGHAEAGQEAGDRLAALRNVLSPAGREIAVLMRDGSPARTICAVADEINASAVVIPRIGKRDAPGNAPLGSVTSAVLECVKPAVLVLAVRIHLAVETRELRSEEFALAEEIWIDYHGLKADPKTDRIFGVFADGTLVSVARCRRHPDGYEVDGVFTPVRFRGRGYARRAMDALVEACQHDTLYMHAVRELVDFYGAYGFISIPESDLPPTIRARFAFALGEMEGANVQPMRRAAGSFRQ, from the coding sequence ATGTTTCCAGAGGTGCTCATACCTACAGACTTTTCTGAACCCTCCGTCGCCATGGCGGAGCGGGTCGGTGAGGTTCCGGGCGTCCGCGAGGTCGTCCTCTTCCACGCCCGGACATCGGCCGGGTCCCCGCCCGCCGATGAGGCGCTCCGCCGGATGCAGGAGCTGGTGCAGCGGCAGGGATACCCCGTCGAGGTGGTGGTGGCGGAGGACGACGGGACGCCTGTCGCGGAGAGGATACTCAGGGTCGCCGCCGAGAGGAACGTCGACCTGATTGCAATGGGGCTCAGGGACCAGGGTCTGCTCCGGAACCTCTTCTCCGGGAACGTTGCGGCCGTCGTGCTCCGGGATGCCCGGATACACGTCCTGATCGTCCCGCAGTCAGGAGGGAGCCGGCCGCTCTTTGCGCGGCTGCTGGTGCCGACCGATCTCGCGGCTCTTGCGCCCGAAGTCCGTTCGGTCCTGGAGAGTCCTGCCGGGGACGGGACGGCGGTGCTCCTGCACGTCGTCGAACCCGGACATGCAGAGGCCGGGCAGGAGGCAGGCGACCGGCTGGCTGCTCTCCGAAACGTCCTATCACCCGCAGGACGCGAGATCGCGGTGCTGATGCGGGACGGAAGCCCGGCACGGACCATTTGTGCCGTAGCAGACGAGATCAACGCCTCCGCGGTCGTCATCCCGCGCATCGGGAAGCGTGACGCCCCGGGAAACGCCCCGCTCGGGAGCGTCACGAGCGCTGTCCTCGAGTGCGTAAAACCGGCGGTGCTGGTGCTGGCGGTCCGGATTCACCTCGCGGTCGAGACCCGGGAACTGCGAAGCGAGGAGTTCGCGCTCGCCGAGGAGATCTGGATCGACTACCATGGGTTGAAGGCGGACCCGAAGACAGACCGGATATTCGGTGTCTTCGCGGACGGCACCCTCGTCTCCGTGGCCCGGTGCCGCCGGCACCCGGACGGCTACGAGGTGGACGGCGTCTTCACTCCGGTCCGGTTCCGGGGCAGAGGGTATGCCCGGAGGGCGATGGACGCACTCGTCGAGGCGTGCCAGCACGACACCCTGTACATGCACGCGGTCCGGGAACTCGTCGATTTCTACGGGGCATACGGGTTCATATCGATACCGGAGAGCGACCTCCCGCCGACCATCCGGGCGAGGTTCGCGTTTGCTCTCGGCGAGATGGAAGGGGCGAACGTCCAGCCGATGCGCCGTGCTGCAGGTTCGTTCCGGCAATAA
- a CDS encoding ATP-binding protein — protein MLAASTLIAFAANAAGLFAGITIVLPHLLYLPIVLGSYWFPRRGIVFSLALALGYLVMTLPFAGGDAGPVVSAVSRGVVFVAIGVVVSLLSLRLREQEERYRGIFDYSEAGTFIVAPGEAGPQIEEANYVGATLLGSTTKNLTGEPVTGFLDDPGAWEEFEAEINRNNTVYEYETTLRRTDGAAVQVLASGGRLPDGRIIVTLVDITARKNAEDALRRTNAKLNMLGRLTRDDLMAAVSGLLGRIAEGTRQFDDPAVRRHLETLSEDARLVQRRAEITRDYQDLGLRPPDWQPLQKVILEVTSSLALPGIAVRPWVERLEVFADPMLDRVFSNLIENAARHGKTVSSVVVTYRIRDDGLSICVEDDGVGVPEGEKEKIFEYGIGIDGGLGLFLVREILAITEMTIRETGKPGKGARFVIHVPPGGYRII, from the coding sequence GTGCTTGCGGCATCAACCCTCATCGCCTTCGCCGCAAACGCCGCCGGGCTTTTTGCCGGCATCACCATCGTCCTCCCGCACCTGCTCTACCTGCCGATCGTGCTTGGCTCCTACTGGTTCCCCCGTCGCGGCATCGTCTTCTCGCTCGCTCTCGCCCTCGGGTACCTGGTGATGACCCTGCCCTTCGCCGGGGGAGATGCCGGACCGGTCGTCTCGGCAGTCTCGCGGGGGGTGGTCTTCGTCGCCATCGGCGTCGTCGTATCGCTCCTCTCTCTCCGGCTGCGGGAGCAGGAAGAGCGGTACCGGGGTATCTTCGATTACTCGGAGGCAGGAACGTTCATTGTCGCACCGGGGGAGGCCGGGCCGCAGATCGAGGAGGCCAACTACGTGGGTGCCACCCTCCTCGGCTCCACGACGAAGAACCTGACCGGAGAACCCGTCACCGGATTCCTCGACGACCCCGGTGCCTGGGAAGAGTTCGAGGCGGAGATCAACCGGAATAATACCGTCTACGAGTATGAGACGACCCTTCGCCGCACCGACGGGGCAGCCGTCCAGGTGCTCGCATCGGGCGGCCGGCTTCCCGACGGGCGGATCATCGTCACGCTCGTCGATATCACCGCCCGGAAGAACGCCGAGGATGCGCTCCGCCGGACGAACGCCAAACTGAACATGCTGGGACGGCTCACCCGGGACGACCTGATGGCGGCGGTATCGGGACTTCTCGGGCGGATCGCCGAGGGAACGCGGCAGTTTGACGACCCCGCCGTCCGCCGGCACCTGGAGACCCTCTCAGAGGATGCACGGCTCGTGCAGCGCCGTGCGGAGATCACCCGGGACTACCAGGACCTCGGCCTCCGGCCGCCGGACTGGCAGCCGCTGCAGAAGGTGATACTGGAGGTGACCTCGTCCCTGGCGCTCCCCGGGATAGCGGTCCGTCCCTGGGTGGAGCGGCTCGAGGTCTTCGCCGACCCGATGCTCGACCGGGTCTTTTCGAACCTGATCGAGAACGCTGCTCGCCACGGGAAGACCGTATCGTCGGTCGTCGTCACCTACCGGATCCGGGACGACGGGCTCTCGATCTGCGTCGAGGACGACGGTGTCGGCGTTCCCGAAGGAGAGAAGGAGAAGATCTTCGAGTACGGGATCGGCATCGACGGCGGACTCGGGCTCTTCCTCGTCCGGGAGATCCTTGCCATCACGGAGATGACGATCCGGGAGACCGGGAAACCCGGTAAAGGGGCGAGGTTCGTGATACACGTGCCCCCGGGCGGGTACCGGATAATTTGA